The Macaca fascicularis isolate 582-1 chromosome 1, T2T-MFA8v1.1 genome includes a window with the following:
- the TTLL10 gene encoding protein polyglycylase TTLL10 isoform X1 yields the protein MFKSLLCSSYRAAVSCRSFHLTSWHPGRARPRPRSSSGRGGLARQRQGAETASAPHGAKPHGCHGGRSQPPTEAQVHGPGRRPFLGRVGLTACPIQVLGPRAARSSHRRVKAASSLQGPRPGAPRPMAHSCTRFVHRRGPPTRTQAGSKRGKRPKIQRRPRARVPGPAHERPMGSSQEEGLPCQPSQPDHDTGGHGGLDLEGAGRVSTTPGPPGLLTSHPPADSDDTDATGPPAALLEGLLLGDGKPSPHSTRPGPFFYIGGNNGAAIISSYCKSKGWRRIQDSRREDYVLKWCEVKSRDSYGSFREGEQLLYQLPNNKLLTTKIGLLSTLRGRAWAMSKASKAPGGTQARLGKDATAPTLEDLPWTSPGHLRPQRVLRMEEFFPETYRLDLKHEREAFFTLFDETQIWICKPTASNQGKGIFLLRNQEEVAALQAKTRRAEDDPIHHKSPFRGPQARVVQRYIQNPLLLDGRKFDVRSYLLIACTTPYMIFFSHGYARLTLSLYDPHSSDLSGHLTNQFMQKKSPLYVLLKEDTVWSMERLNRYINTTFWKARGLPKDWVFTTLTKRMQQIMAHCFLAAKSKLECKLGYFDLIGCDFLIDDNFKVWLLEMNSNPALHTNCEVLKEVIPGVVIETLDLALETFQKSLRGQKMLPLLSQRRFVLLHNGEADVWPRLGGSCSLRRRLPPPTRQAKSSGPPTPRAPDQPGTRRPVPPPLAPQRPQLPGPSPDPDSAHDGQPQAPGIGDRHPEQEPSPGTAKEERKEPENARPWGGHPRPTPHAPATLPAFRDL from the exons CTGGCACCCAGGCCGAGCTCGCCCACGCCCGAGGAGCAGCTCCGGCAGGGGAGGACTCGCCCGGCAGAGACAGGGTGCAGAGACAGCCTCGGCCCCCCACGGCGCCAAGCCCCACGGCTGCCACGGAGGCAGGAGCCAGCCACCTACAGAGGCTCAAGTCCACGGCCCTGGGAGGCGCCCTTTCCTGGGCAGGGTGGGCCTGACTGCTTGCCCCATCCAAGTGCTGGGGCCTCGGGCTGCCCGAAGTTCCCACAGGAGGGTCAAAGCAGCATCTTCCCTGCAGGGCCCTCGGCCTGGCGCCCCCCGGCCAATGGCCCACAGCTGCACCCGGTTCGTCCATCGCCGGGGACCGCCCACTCGGACCCAAGCCGGCTCCAAGAGGGGCAAGAGACCAAAGATCCAGCGGCGGCCTCGGGCTCGAGTCCCAG GCCCAGCCCATGAGAGGCCAATGGGGAGCAGCCAGGAGGAGGGACTCCCGTGTCAGCCAAGCCAGCCAGACCACGACACAGGTGGGCACGGCGGGCTGGACCTGGAGGGGGCAGGAAGAGTCTCCACCACGCCCGGACCCCCTGGGCTCCTGACCAGCCACCCGCCTGCAGACTCGGATGACACTGATGCCACTGGGCCCCCAGCTGCCCTCCTGGAGGGGCTCCTGCTGGGGGACGGGAAGCCATCGCCCCACAGCACGAGGCCGGGACCTTTCTTCTACATCGGAGGCAACAATGGGGCTGCGAT CATCAGCTCCTACTGCAAAAGCAAGGGCTGGCGGCGCATCCAGGACAGCCGCCGGGAGGACTATGTGCTGAAGTGGTGTGAGGTGAAGAGCCGAGACAGCTACGGCAGCTTCCGGGAAG GAGAGCAGCTGCTGTACCAGCTTCCCAACAACAAGCTCCTCACCACCAAGATCGGGCTGCTCAGCACCCTTCGGGGGCGGGCATGGGCCATGAGCAAGGCCAGCAAGGCGCCGGGGGGGACCCAGGCCAG GCTGGGAAAGGACGCAACAGCACCCACCCTGGAGGACCTCCCGTGGACAAGCCCAGGACACCTCAGGCCACAGAG GGTCCTGAGAATGGAGGAGTTTTTCCCAGAGACCTACCGCCTGGACCTCAAGCACGAGAGAGAGGCTTTTTTCACCCTGTTTGACG AAACCCAGATATGGATCTGCAAGCCCACGGCCTCCAACCAGGGCAAAGGCATCTTCCTGCTCCGGAACCAGGAGGAAGTTGCCGCCCTGCAGGCCAAGACCCGGCGCGCGGAGGACGACCCCATCCACCATAAGTCGCCGTTCCGGGGGCCTCAGGCGCGGGTGGTGCAGAG GTATATCCAGAACCCCCTGCTGCTGGATGGGAGGAAGTTTGACGTGCGCTCCTACCTGCTCATCGCCTGCACCACACCCTACATGATCTTCTTCAGCCACGGCTATGCCCGCCTCACCCTCAGCCTCTACGACCCCCATTCCAGCGACCTCAGCGGCCACCTGACCAACCAG TTCATGCAGAAGAAGAGCCCGCTGTACGTGCTGCTGAAGGAGGACACGGTGTGGAGCATGGAGCGCCTCAACCGATACATCAACACCACGTTCTGGAAAGCCCGGGGCCTCCCCAAGGACTGGGTCTTCACCACCCTCACG AAGCGGATGCAGCAGATCATGGCCCACTGCTTTCTGGCCGCCaagtccaagctggagtgcaagcTGGGTTACTTTGACCTCATCGGCTGTGACTTCCTGATTGATGACAACTTCAAG GTATGGCTGCTGGAGATGAATTCCAACCCAGCCCTGCACACCAACTGCGAGGTCCTGAAGGAGGTCATCCCAGGTGTGGTCATCGAGACCCTGG ACCTGGCACTGGAGACCTTCCAGAAGAGCCTGCGTGGCCAGAAGATGCTGCCTCTGCTGTCCCAGCGTCGCTTCGTGCTCCTGCACAACGGAGAGGCCGACGTGTGGCCGCGCCTGGGGGGCTCCTGCAGCCTCCGCCGACGGCTGCCTCCGCCCACCCGCCAGGCCAAGTCCTCCGGGCCACCCACGCCGCGTGCCCCAGACCAGCCGGGCACCCGCAGGCCTGTGCCACCTCCCTTGGCACCGCAGCGTCCCCAGTTGCCCGGCCCCAGTCCTGACCCAGATAGCGCCCACGATGGGCAGCCCCAGGCCCCGGGCATAGGCGACAGGCACCCGGAGCAAGAGCCTTCCCCGGGGACAGCCAAGGAGGAACGCAAGGAGCCCGAGAACGCGAGGCCCTGGGGCGGCCACCCACGCCCCACACCCCACGCCCCAGCCACACTGCCCGCCTTCAGGGACCTATAA
- the TTLL10 gene encoding protein polyglycylase TTLL10 isoform X2 — MFKSLLCSSYRAAVSCRSFHLTSWHPGRARPRPRSSSGRGGLARQRQGAETASAPHGAKPHGCHGGRSQPPTEAQVHGPGRRPFLGRVGLTACPIQVLGPRAARSSHRRVKAASSLQGPRPGAPRPMAHSCTRFVHRRGPPTRTQAGSKRGKRPKIQRRPRARVPGPAHERPMGSSQEEGLPCQPSQPDHDTDSDDTDATGPPAALLEGLLLGDGKPSPHSTRPGPFFYIGGNNGAAIISSYCKSKGWRRIQDSRREDYVLKWCEVKSRDSYGSFREGEQLLYQLPNNKLLTTKIGLLSTLRGRAWAMSKASKAPGGTQARLGKDATAPTLEDLPWTSPGHLRPQRVLRMEEFFPETYRLDLKHEREAFFTLFDETQIWICKPTASNQGKGIFLLRNQEEVAALQAKTRRAEDDPIHHKSPFRGPQARVVQRYIQNPLLLDGRKFDVRSYLLIACTTPYMIFFSHGYARLTLSLYDPHSSDLSGHLTNQFMQKKSPLYVLLKEDTVWSMERLNRYINTTFWKARGLPKDWVFTTLTKRMQQIMAHCFLAAKSKLECKLGYFDLIGCDFLIDDNFKVWLLEMNSNPALHTNCEVLKEVIPGVVIETLDLALETFQKSLRGQKMLPLLSQRRFVLLHNGEADVWPRLGGSCSLRRRLPPPTRQAKSSGPPTPRAPDQPGTRRPVPPPLAPQRPQLPGPSPDPDSAHDGQPQAPGIGDRHPEQEPSPGTAKEERKEPENARPWGGHPRPTPHAPATLPAFRDL, encoded by the exons CTGGCACCCAGGCCGAGCTCGCCCACGCCCGAGGAGCAGCTCCGGCAGGGGAGGACTCGCCCGGCAGAGACAGGGTGCAGAGACAGCCTCGGCCCCCCACGGCGCCAAGCCCCACGGCTGCCACGGAGGCAGGAGCCAGCCACCTACAGAGGCTCAAGTCCACGGCCCTGGGAGGCGCCCTTTCCTGGGCAGGGTGGGCCTGACTGCTTGCCCCATCCAAGTGCTGGGGCCTCGGGCTGCCCGAAGTTCCCACAGGAGGGTCAAAGCAGCATCTTCCCTGCAGGGCCCTCGGCCTGGCGCCCCCCGGCCAATGGCCCACAGCTGCACCCGGTTCGTCCATCGCCGGGGACCGCCCACTCGGACCCAAGCCGGCTCCAAGAGGGGCAAGAGACCAAAGATCCAGCGGCGGCCTCGGGCTCGAGTCCCAG GCCCAGCCCATGAGAGGCCAATGGGGAGCAGCCAGGAGGAGGGACTCCCGTGTCAGCCAAGCCAGCCAGACCACGACACAG ACTCGGATGACACTGATGCCACTGGGCCCCCAGCTGCCCTCCTGGAGGGGCTCCTGCTGGGGGACGGGAAGCCATCGCCCCACAGCACGAGGCCGGGACCTTTCTTCTACATCGGAGGCAACAATGGGGCTGCGAT CATCAGCTCCTACTGCAAAAGCAAGGGCTGGCGGCGCATCCAGGACAGCCGCCGGGAGGACTATGTGCTGAAGTGGTGTGAGGTGAAGAGCCGAGACAGCTACGGCAGCTTCCGGGAAG GAGAGCAGCTGCTGTACCAGCTTCCCAACAACAAGCTCCTCACCACCAAGATCGGGCTGCTCAGCACCCTTCGGGGGCGGGCATGGGCCATGAGCAAGGCCAGCAAGGCGCCGGGGGGGACCCAGGCCAG GCTGGGAAAGGACGCAACAGCACCCACCCTGGAGGACCTCCCGTGGACAAGCCCAGGACACCTCAGGCCACAGAG GGTCCTGAGAATGGAGGAGTTTTTCCCAGAGACCTACCGCCTGGACCTCAAGCACGAGAGAGAGGCTTTTTTCACCCTGTTTGACG AAACCCAGATATGGATCTGCAAGCCCACGGCCTCCAACCAGGGCAAAGGCATCTTCCTGCTCCGGAACCAGGAGGAAGTTGCCGCCCTGCAGGCCAAGACCCGGCGCGCGGAGGACGACCCCATCCACCATAAGTCGCCGTTCCGGGGGCCTCAGGCGCGGGTGGTGCAGAG GTATATCCAGAACCCCCTGCTGCTGGATGGGAGGAAGTTTGACGTGCGCTCCTACCTGCTCATCGCCTGCACCACACCCTACATGATCTTCTTCAGCCACGGCTATGCCCGCCTCACCCTCAGCCTCTACGACCCCCATTCCAGCGACCTCAGCGGCCACCTGACCAACCAG TTCATGCAGAAGAAGAGCCCGCTGTACGTGCTGCTGAAGGAGGACACGGTGTGGAGCATGGAGCGCCTCAACCGATACATCAACACCACGTTCTGGAAAGCCCGGGGCCTCCCCAAGGACTGGGTCTTCACCACCCTCACG AAGCGGATGCAGCAGATCATGGCCCACTGCTTTCTGGCCGCCaagtccaagctggagtgcaagcTGGGTTACTTTGACCTCATCGGCTGTGACTTCCTGATTGATGACAACTTCAAG GTATGGCTGCTGGAGATGAATTCCAACCCAGCCCTGCACACCAACTGCGAGGTCCTGAAGGAGGTCATCCCAGGTGTGGTCATCGAGACCCTGG ACCTGGCACTGGAGACCTTCCAGAAGAGCCTGCGTGGCCAGAAGATGCTGCCTCTGCTGTCCCAGCGTCGCTTCGTGCTCCTGCACAACGGAGAGGCCGACGTGTGGCCGCGCCTGGGGGGCTCCTGCAGCCTCCGCCGACGGCTGCCTCCGCCCACCCGCCAGGCCAAGTCCTCCGGGCCACCCACGCCGCGTGCCCCAGACCAGCCGGGCACCCGCAGGCCTGTGCCACCTCCCTTGGCACCGCAGCGTCCCCAGTTGCCCGGCCCCAGTCCTGACCCAGATAGCGCCCACGATGGGCAGCCCCAGGCCCCGGGCATAGGCGACAGGCACCCGGAGCAAGAGCCTTCCCCGGGGACAGCCAAGGAGGAACGCAAGGAGCCCGAGAACGCGAGGCCCTGGGGCGGCCACCCACGCCCCACACCCCACGCCCCAGCCACACTGCCCGCCTTCAGGGACCTATAA
- the TTLL10 gene encoding protein polyglycylase TTLL10 isoform X5, producing the protein MAHSCTRFVHRRGPPTRTQAGSKRGKRPKIQRRPRARVPGPAHERPMGSSQEEGLPCQPSQPDHDTGGHGGLDLEGAGRVSTTPGPPGLLTSHPPADSDDTDATGPPAALLEGLLLGDGKPSPHSTRPGPFFYIGGNNGAAIISSYCKSKGWRRIQDSRREDYVLKWCEVKSRDSYGSFREGEQLLYQLPNNKLLTTKIGLLSTLRGRAWAMSKASKAPGGTQARLGKDATAPTLEDLPWTSPGHLRPQRVLRMEEFFPETYRLDLKHEREAFFTLFDETQIWICKPTASNQGKGIFLLRNQEEVAALQAKTRRAEDDPIHHKSPFRGPQARVVQRYIQNPLLLDGRKFDVRSYLLIACTTPYMIFFSHGYARLTLSLYDPHSSDLSGHLTNQFMQKKSPLYVLLKEDTVWSMERLNRYINTTFWKARGLPKDWVFTTLTKRMQQIMAHCFLAAKSKLECKLGYFDLIGCDFLIDDNFKVWLLEMNSNPALHTNCEVLKEVIPGVVIETLDLALETFQKSLRGQKMLPLLSQRRFVLLHNGEADVWPRLGGSCSLRRRLPPPTRQAKSSGPPTPRAPDQPGTRRPVPPPLAPQRPQLPGPSPDPDSAHDGQPQAPGIGDRHPEQEPSPGTAKEERKEPENARPWGGHPRPTPHAPATLPAFRDL; encoded by the exons ATGGCCCACAGCTGCACCCGGTTCGTCCATCGCCGGGGACCGCCCACTCGGACCCAAGCCGGCTCCAAGAGGGGCAAGAGACCAAAGATCCAGCGGCGGCCTCGGGCTCGAGTCCCAG GCCCAGCCCATGAGAGGCCAATGGGGAGCAGCCAGGAGGAGGGACTCCCGTGTCAGCCAAGCCAGCCAGACCACGACACAGGTGGGCACGGCGGGCTGGACCTGGAGGGGGCAGGAAGAGTCTCCACCACGCCCGGACCCCCTGGGCTCCTGACCAGCCACCCGCCTGCAGACTCGGATGACACTGATGCCACTGGGCCCCCAGCTGCCCTCCTGGAGGGGCTCCTGCTGGGGGACGGGAAGCCATCGCCCCACAGCACGAGGCCGGGACCTTTCTTCTACATCGGAGGCAACAATGGGGCTGCGAT CATCAGCTCCTACTGCAAAAGCAAGGGCTGGCGGCGCATCCAGGACAGCCGCCGGGAGGACTATGTGCTGAAGTGGTGTGAGGTGAAGAGCCGAGACAGCTACGGCAGCTTCCGGGAAG GAGAGCAGCTGCTGTACCAGCTTCCCAACAACAAGCTCCTCACCACCAAGATCGGGCTGCTCAGCACCCTTCGGGGGCGGGCATGGGCCATGAGCAAGGCCAGCAAGGCGCCGGGGGGGACCCAGGCCAG GCTGGGAAAGGACGCAACAGCACCCACCCTGGAGGACCTCCCGTGGACAAGCCCAGGACACCTCAGGCCACAGAG GGTCCTGAGAATGGAGGAGTTTTTCCCAGAGACCTACCGCCTGGACCTCAAGCACGAGAGAGAGGCTTTTTTCACCCTGTTTGACG AAACCCAGATATGGATCTGCAAGCCCACGGCCTCCAACCAGGGCAAAGGCATCTTCCTGCTCCGGAACCAGGAGGAAGTTGCCGCCCTGCAGGCCAAGACCCGGCGCGCGGAGGACGACCCCATCCACCATAAGTCGCCGTTCCGGGGGCCTCAGGCGCGGGTGGTGCAGAG GTATATCCAGAACCCCCTGCTGCTGGATGGGAGGAAGTTTGACGTGCGCTCCTACCTGCTCATCGCCTGCACCACACCCTACATGATCTTCTTCAGCCACGGCTATGCCCGCCTCACCCTCAGCCTCTACGACCCCCATTCCAGCGACCTCAGCGGCCACCTGACCAACCAG TTCATGCAGAAGAAGAGCCCGCTGTACGTGCTGCTGAAGGAGGACACGGTGTGGAGCATGGAGCGCCTCAACCGATACATCAACACCACGTTCTGGAAAGCCCGGGGCCTCCCCAAGGACTGGGTCTTCACCACCCTCACG AAGCGGATGCAGCAGATCATGGCCCACTGCTTTCTGGCCGCCaagtccaagctggagtgcaagcTGGGTTACTTTGACCTCATCGGCTGTGACTTCCTGATTGATGACAACTTCAAG GTATGGCTGCTGGAGATGAATTCCAACCCAGCCCTGCACACCAACTGCGAGGTCCTGAAGGAGGTCATCCCAGGTGTGGTCATCGAGACCCTGG ACCTGGCACTGGAGACCTTCCAGAAGAGCCTGCGTGGCCAGAAGATGCTGCCTCTGCTGTCCCAGCGTCGCTTCGTGCTCCTGCACAACGGAGAGGCCGACGTGTGGCCGCGCCTGGGGGGCTCCTGCAGCCTCCGCCGACGGCTGCCTCCGCCCACCCGCCAGGCCAAGTCCTCCGGGCCACCCACGCCGCGTGCCCCAGACCAGCCGGGCACCCGCAGGCCTGTGCCACCTCCCTTGGCACCGCAGCGTCCCCAGTTGCCCGGCCCCAGTCCTGACCCAGATAGCGCCCACGATGGGCAGCCCCAGGCCCCGGGCATAGGCGACAGGCACCCGGAGCAAGAGCCTTCCCCGGGGACAGCCAAGGAGGAACGCAAGGAGCCCGAGAACGCGAGGCCCTGGGGCGGCCACCCACGCCCCACACCCCACGCCCCAGCCACACTGCCCGCCTTCAGGGACCTATAA
- the TTLL10 gene encoding protein polyglycylase TTLL10 isoform X4: MFKSLLCSSYRAAVSCRSFHLTSWHPGRARPRPRSSSGRGGLARQRQGAETASAPHGAKPHGCHGGRSQPPTEAQVHGPGRRPFLGRVGLTACPIQVLGPRAARSSHRRVKAASSLQGPRPGAPRPMAHSCTRFVHRRGPPTRTQAGSKRGKRPKIQRRPRARVPGPAHERPMGSSQEEGLPCQPSQPDHDTGGHGGLDLEGAGRVSTTPGPPGLLTSHPPADSDDTDATGPPAALLEGLLLGDGKPSPHSTRPGPFFYIGGNNGAAIISSYCKSKGWRRIQDSRREDYVLKWCEVKSRDSYGSFREGEQLLYQLPNNKLLTTKIGLLSTLRGRAWAMSKASKAPGGTQARLGKDATAPTLEDLPWTSPGHLRPQRVLRMEEFFPETYRLDLKHEREAFFTLFDETQIWICKPTASNQGKGIFLLRNQEEVAALQAKTRRAEDDPIHHKSPFRGPQARVVQRYIQNPLLLDGRKFDVRSYLLIACTTPYMIFFSHGYARLTLSLYDPHSSDLSGHLTNQKRMQQIMAHCFLAAKSKLECKLGYFDLIGCDFLIDDNFKVWLLEMNSNPALHTNCEVLKEVIPGVVIETLDLALETFQKSLRGQKMLPLLSQRRFVLLHNGEADVWPRLGGSCSLRRRLPPPTRQAKSSGPPTPRAPDQPGTRRPVPPPLAPQRPQLPGPSPDPDSAHDGQPQAPGIGDRHPEQEPSPGTAKEERKEPENARPWGGHPRPTPHAPATLPAFRDL; encoded by the exons CTGGCACCCAGGCCGAGCTCGCCCACGCCCGAGGAGCAGCTCCGGCAGGGGAGGACTCGCCCGGCAGAGACAGGGTGCAGAGACAGCCTCGGCCCCCCACGGCGCCAAGCCCCACGGCTGCCACGGAGGCAGGAGCCAGCCACCTACAGAGGCTCAAGTCCACGGCCCTGGGAGGCGCCCTTTCCTGGGCAGGGTGGGCCTGACTGCTTGCCCCATCCAAGTGCTGGGGCCTCGGGCTGCCCGAAGTTCCCACAGGAGGGTCAAAGCAGCATCTTCCCTGCAGGGCCCTCGGCCTGGCGCCCCCCGGCCAATGGCCCACAGCTGCACCCGGTTCGTCCATCGCCGGGGACCGCCCACTCGGACCCAAGCCGGCTCCAAGAGGGGCAAGAGACCAAAGATCCAGCGGCGGCCTCGGGCTCGAGTCCCAG GCCCAGCCCATGAGAGGCCAATGGGGAGCAGCCAGGAGGAGGGACTCCCGTGTCAGCCAAGCCAGCCAGACCACGACACAGGTGGGCACGGCGGGCTGGACCTGGAGGGGGCAGGAAGAGTCTCCACCACGCCCGGACCCCCTGGGCTCCTGACCAGCCACCCGCCTGCAGACTCGGATGACACTGATGCCACTGGGCCCCCAGCTGCCCTCCTGGAGGGGCTCCTGCTGGGGGACGGGAAGCCATCGCCCCACAGCACGAGGCCGGGACCTTTCTTCTACATCGGAGGCAACAATGGGGCTGCGAT CATCAGCTCCTACTGCAAAAGCAAGGGCTGGCGGCGCATCCAGGACAGCCGCCGGGAGGACTATGTGCTGAAGTGGTGTGAGGTGAAGAGCCGAGACAGCTACGGCAGCTTCCGGGAAG GAGAGCAGCTGCTGTACCAGCTTCCCAACAACAAGCTCCTCACCACCAAGATCGGGCTGCTCAGCACCCTTCGGGGGCGGGCATGGGCCATGAGCAAGGCCAGCAAGGCGCCGGGGGGGACCCAGGCCAG GCTGGGAAAGGACGCAACAGCACCCACCCTGGAGGACCTCCCGTGGACAAGCCCAGGACACCTCAGGCCACAGAG GGTCCTGAGAATGGAGGAGTTTTTCCCAGAGACCTACCGCCTGGACCTCAAGCACGAGAGAGAGGCTTTTTTCACCCTGTTTGACG AAACCCAGATATGGATCTGCAAGCCCACGGCCTCCAACCAGGGCAAAGGCATCTTCCTGCTCCGGAACCAGGAGGAAGTTGCCGCCCTGCAGGCCAAGACCCGGCGCGCGGAGGACGACCCCATCCACCATAAGTCGCCGTTCCGGGGGCCTCAGGCGCGGGTGGTGCAGAG GTATATCCAGAACCCCCTGCTGCTGGATGGGAGGAAGTTTGACGTGCGCTCCTACCTGCTCATCGCCTGCACCACACCCTACATGATCTTCTTCAGCCACGGCTATGCCCGCCTCACCCTCAGCCTCTACGACCCCCATTCCAGCGACCTCAGCGGCCACCTGACCAACCAG AAGCGGATGCAGCAGATCATGGCCCACTGCTTTCTGGCCGCCaagtccaagctggagtgcaagcTGGGTTACTTTGACCTCATCGGCTGTGACTTCCTGATTGATGACAACTTCAAG GTATGGCTGCTGGAGATGAATTCCAACCCAGCCCTGCACACCAACTGCGAGGTCCTGAAGGAGGTCATCCCAGGTGTGGTCATCGAGACCCTGG ACCTGGCACTGGAGACCTTCCAGAAGAGCCTGCGTGGCCAGAAGATGCTGCCTCTGCTGTCCCAGCGTCGCTTCGTGCTCCTGCACAACGGAGAGGCCGACGTGTGGCCGCGCCTGGGGGGCTCCTGCAGCCTCCGCCGACGGCTGCCTCCGCCCACCCGCCAGGCCAAGTCCTCCGGGCCACCCACGCCGCGTGCCCCAGACCAGCCGGGCACCCGCAGGCCTGTGCCACCTCCCTTGGCACCGCAGCGTCCCCAGTTGCCCGGCCCCAGTCCTGACCCAGATAGCGCCCACGATGGGCAGCCCCAGGCCCCGGGCATAGGCGACAGGCACCCGGAGCAAGAGCCTTCCCCGGGGACAGCCAAGGAGGAACGCAAGGAGCCCGAGAACGCGAGGCCCTGGGGCGGCCACCCACGCCCCACACCCCACGCCCCAGCCACACTGCCCGCCTTCAGGGACCTATAA
- the TTLL10 gene encoding protein polyglycylase TTLL10 isoform X3 — protein MFKSLLCSSYRAAVSCRSFHLTSWHPGRARPRPRSSSGRGGLARQRQGAETASAPHGAKPHGCHGGRSQPPTEAQVHGPGRRPFLGRGPRPGAPRPMAHSCTRFVHRRGPPTRTQAGSKRGKRPKIQRRPRARVPGPAHERPMGSSQEEGLPCQPSQPDHDTGGHGGLDLEGAGRVSTTPGPPGLLTSHPPADSDDTDATGPPAALLEGLLLGDGKPSPHSTRPGPFFYIGGNNGAAIISSYCKSKGWRRIQDSRREDYVLKWCEVKSRDSYGSFREGEQLLYQLPNNKLLTTKIGLLSTLRGRAWAMSKASKAPGGTQARLGKDATAPTLEDLPWTSPGHLRPQRVLRMEEFFPETYRLDLKHEREAFFTLFDETQIWICKPTASNQGKGIFLLRNQEEVAALQAKTRRAEDDPIHHKSPFRGPQARVVQRYIQNPLLLDGRKFDVRSYLLIACTTPYMIFFSHGYARLTLSLYDPHSSDLSGHLTNQFMQKKSPLYVLLKEDTVWSMERLNRYINTTFWKARGLPKDWVFTTLTKRMQQIMAHCFLAAKSKLECKLGYFDLIGCDFLIDDNFKVWLLEMNSNPALHTNCEVLKEVIPGVVIETLDLALETFQKSLRGQKMLPLLSQRRFVLLHNGEADVWPRLGGSCSLRRRLPPPTRQAKSSGPPTPRAPDQPGTRRPVPPPLAPQRPQLPGPSPDPDSAHDGQPQAPGIGDRHPEQEPSPGTAKEERKEPENARPWGGHPRPTPHAPATLPAFRDL, from the exons CTGGCACCCAGGCCGAGCTCGCCCACGCCCGAGGAGCAGCTCCGGCAGGGGAGGACTCGCCCGGCAGAGACAGGGTGCAGAGACAGCCTCGGCCCCCCACGGCGCCAAGCCCCACGGCTGCCACGGAGGCAGGAGCCAGCCACCTACAGAGGCTCAAGTCCACGGCCCTGGGAGGCGCCCTTTCCTGGGCAGG GGCCCTCGGCCTGGCGCCCCCCGGCCAATGGCCCACAGCTGCACCCGGTTCGTCCATCGCCGGGGACCGCCCACTCGGACCCAAGCCGGCTCCAAGAGGGGCAAGAGACCAAAGATCCAGCGGCGGCCTCGGGCTCGAGTCCCAG GCCCAGCCCATGAGAGGCCAATGGGGAGCAGCCAGGAGGAGGGACTCCCGTGTCAGCCAAGCCAGCCAGACCACGACACAGGTGGGCACGGCGGGCTGGACCTGGAGGGGGCAGGAAGAGTCTCCACCACGCCCGGACCCCCTGGGCTCCTGACCAGCCACCCGCCTGCAGACTCGGATGACACTGATGCCACTGGGCCCCCAGCTGCCCTCCTGGAGGGGCTCCTGCTGGGGGACGGGAAGCCATCGCCCCACAGCACGAGGCCGGGACCTTTCTTCTACATCGGAGGCAACAATGGGGCTGCGAT CATCAGCTCCTACTGCAAAAGCAAGGGCTGGCGGCGCATCCAGGACAGCCGCCGGGAGGACTATGTGCTGAAGTGGTGTGAGGTGAAGAGCCGAGACAGCTACGGCAGCTTCCGGGAAG GAGAGCAGCTGCTGTACCAGCTTCCCAACAACAAGCTCCTCACCACCAAGATCGGGCTGCTCAGCACCCTTCGGGGGCGGGCATGGGCCATGAGCAAGGCCAGCAAGGCGCCGGGGGGGACCCAGGCCAG GCTGGGAAAGGACGCAACAGCACCCACCCTGGAGGACCTCCCGTGGACAAGCCCAGGACACCTCAGGCCACAGAG GGTCCTGAGAATGGAGGAGTTTTTCCCAGAGACCTACCGCCTGGACCTCAAGCACGAGAGAGAGGCTTTTTTCACCCTGTTTGACG AAACCCAGATATGGATCTGCAAGCCCACGGCCTCCAACCAGGGCAAAGGCATCTTCCTGCTCCGGAACCAGGAGGAAGTTGCCGCCCTGCAGGCCAAGACCCGGCGCGCGGAGGACGACCCCATCCACCATAAGTCGCCGTTCCGGGGGCCTCAGGCGCGGGTGGTGCAGAG GTATATCCAGAACCCCCTGCTGCTGGATGGGAGGAAGTTTGACGTGCGCTCCTACCTGCTCATCGCCTGCACCACACCCTACATGATCTTCTTCAGCCACGGCTATGCCCGCCTCACCCTCAGCCTCTACGACCCCCATTCCAGCGACCTCAGCGGCCACCTGACCAACCAG TTCATGCAGAAGAAGAGCCCGCTGTACGTGCTGCTGAAGGAGGACACGGTGTGGAGCATGGAGCGCCTCAACCGATACATCAACACCACGTTCTGGAAAGCCCGGGGCCTCCCCAAGGACTGGGTCTTCACCACCCTCACG AAGCGGATGCAGCAGATCATGGCCCACTGCTTTCTGGCCGCCaagtccaagctggagtgcaagcTGGGTTACTTTGACCTCATCGGCTGTGACTTCCTGATTGATGACAACTTCAAG GTATGGCTGCTGGAGATGAATTCCAACCCAGCCCTGCACACCAACTGCGAGGTCCTGAAGGAGGTCATCCCAGGTGTGGTCATCGAGACCCTGG ACCTGGCACTGGAGACCTTCCAGAAGAGCCTGCGTGGCCAGAAGATGCTGCCTCTGCTGTCCCAGCGTCGCTTCGTGCTCCTGCACAACGGAGAGGCCGACGTGTGGCCGCGCCTGGGGGGCTCCTGCAGCCTCCGCCGACGGCTGCCTCCGCCCACCCGCCAGGCCAAGTCCTCCGGGCCACCCACGCCGCGTGCCCCAGACCAGCCGGGCACCCGCAGGCCTGTGCCACCTCCCTTGGCACCGCAGCGTCCCCAGTTGCCCGGCCCCAGTCCTGACCCAGATAGCGCCCACGATGGGCAGCCCCAGGCCCCGGGCATAGGCGACAGGCACCCGGAGCAAGAGCCTTCCCCGGGGACAGCCAAGGAGGAACGCAAGGAGCCCGAGAACGCGAGGCCCTGGGGCGGCCACCCACGCCCCACACCCCACGCCCCAGCCACACTGCCCGCCTTCAGGGACCTATAA